The Arachis duranensis cultivar V14167 chromosome 9, aradu.V14167.gnm2.J7QH, whole genome shotgun sequence genomic sequence CAGTCAAACTCTGCGAATTCAACCACGGGTTCTCTTCTATTCTGTCCTTAGTCCTAACCACTCACTGTTATATGCATTTATAACTCTCATTTCTCTTCCCTGTCAACACCTTTCATCAACTTCATAAACCCTTTTCTACTTTACAATAAAATCCATAActagctctttttcttcacaATTATTTTATCTCATCAAATTATCAATTTACAATTCAATATAcctaataacaaaaataataaatacatattgTTAAACCTGCCAATTGttaatctaaaaataattttagtgaattattttaaagaatatttagaaataaatataaatgttaCTTACCTTCACATGAAAATAGGTAAAAATAAAAACCCTTACGTTTAACtatgtaatttattttaattatatttaatataaataaatgttaCCTTATTaactaagaaataaaaaagttggctaaattaaaatataatacttATACTGTGTTTCACGGTTAAGCTTTTCTGCTCTAACTTTCACACATGCATAAATAAtggaaggaaattaaaaagctGCCTTATCCAAGAGAGAATGCTTATTATAGGCCTTTATGTTTTGCtattaatcataattaatttctcagaatatttataaataaagtttgaaaacaatttttaacTACTGAGTAAcgagtaattttatgtttctagGTCATAtaaagaattatatatatttaacaacctaaaaaaaaaattcattttctgttatttctttcttattatctgaaaaaaaaaaattgtcttttcAGTTGGACTGTAAATCAGTCAGGTAGCATATGCATATGCATTAGATGTATAAGATTAATGACTTTGAGTCTTTAACCAATGAGAACCCAGTCCAAAGATATATATACAAGAGATCTGAGATCCCCTTTATGATGAGCCAAATGTGTGGCCTGGAACCCCTGATTTTATGAGTAGTGGTGATAGATAGTGATAAaaagttttggaaagaaaataatGTTGAATTCTGTTATTGTGGCCGTTGGATTCTGGTGTAGCGGTTACAGGAAATGGTAGCAACCAACCTTGCTGGTGATTAAGACATCAACTAGGAGCCCTACACCATCAACCGGCAGAGAAAAACAAGCACATGTTTATGGTTAGTTAGggttttttatatatactagCCGCTCAATGTCATTTTCATATCAGATAGATAGTGTTAGTGTCTTCGAATTATTATCATTATGCTGTCTTCCATGAATTAGAGGAAATTCAAATATAAGTACAGTAATACACATTCTCCTGTTCCTTCTTAATTATGATAACGAATGCCATCTGATCCTGCTTCACTCCCTCAAAGACTTTAGTAGTTTTCATCCATGAATCTAAGTTATAAGGATCAACTAGATCAGAAAAAATCATTCATCTGAATCAGTTATTTCGAAAGAACTTATTACTAATAACTCACGTACAGTTAGCTTCGGTCGCTAGTGAAGATTATTATGTAACGACTTTCAACTATTAActttatataaagataaatgCATCCGAATCTTAACCAAACTTATTACTGCATGCTCAACCCGTAGATACATGAATTCACCAATTAGGTGGTAGTGTATCTTGTATCAATTCACAGTTTATCATAGAATGGAAACGCTATAACTATATATACTACCATTCCCATGTAACTATGGCTCAACCTTTGAAAACCTAACTTAATTAGTTTGTCAACCCTGTAATATACCAGATTCAAAACTCAGCAGCATAAAATTATATTTCCATTGAACAAAATTGTAGAAAGCAATAACAATGCATATAGAACCAAAACTGCGCTTCTTGTCCACCCCTTTGTCATAGTTCTAGTGTTCAAGTGGTGGTAAGAATCTTGTATacacatgaagaaaaaaaattacataggATATAAAAGTCAGGAAACTAAAACTGTAAATACATAGAAGTTAACAATCAACTTGTTATATGGTACACCAGCCAGTCATGCATCATCAGATATCTGCTGATCTGATCAAAGTTTCGATTCTTGTATGGTAAAAACCTACTGCATACATGAGGAATAGGATAAAAGGggaaaaattaaaggaacataGAAGCTGCATTGATGAATAGAAGGGCAACAACTGATGCAACTTGCATTCTTAGATTGCATACATATACATAGTAATGAATCACTTGAGTTCATCATGATTTCCTAAGCCCTAACAATCCATTTTGTTCTTGTTCATCATCAGAGTCGTACAACCTTATCAttccatttctttttcttggtcCAGAACTTGATTTAGAAAGAGCtatcaatatatatacatagatATATAAGCCTTAAAGACAAAGCAAATGAGAATGTCACCAATATATTCTTCTCCCTGTGGCTATCTTCTAAGTAAAAACAAAGATAGAAATAGGCAATTGCTATCACAATAGAAAAATGCTTTGATGTTCCACTGGATTGTAGCAATTTGTCTATGACCTCTGGAAAAAGTTGAAGATTGAAGACTCTTCCCTTTGAGCAAAAGAACAATTATAGCTCCAAGAAGACAACATGGTTATTAATCATTCATAAATCCGCTTAATTAAATATGCTATGAAGGTACTTGAGCTGGCAAAAATAGaaattcttgtgtgcattggcCACAATCAAACTAATCTGAATTGATACAATTTTTCAACAGTTATATATTATTCTTCAATCTATCATTGTATTTACAAAATTAACATCTTCCACACAAAAACAttagatatatataatttgtaatGTTTATGACTTATCAAGGTTATTTAGGAGAAATTAAATCATCATAAACTAGAGGAGTAAACAGCTAGCTTTCAGCTTGAAATGGCTAGTCACAAACCAAAACAAATCACCTAACTGTGATGTCATTCTTTGTATAGTTGATACCAGGGCTTTTGTGAAATACATGGTTATATGTCTTCTATTCTTCCATGCTTGGATTTCTAGagctgaaaaaaaattgaaaattaaatcaCCATATTTCTGTGATCTAATATGTGAGTTTTATTCAGCTGAAAAAAAGAAGactgaaattaaataataattctgatttttttttttcatgattcTTGTTTTTCCTCTTGCTCCAAAATTAAGGGCATAGCTTGTTTCAGCATTGAAAGGGTCACCAcctattaaaaaaacaaaaacaaaaaagcaaaagaactaAAAGCTGGTAGGAAGTGGCTGCTGCAAGCAGTTCAATCAAACTTTAATGTTTGGTTttcagagaaaataatagacGGAGGAGCAGAAAAGCTTTATGAGAAGATTGATATGCCATTGGCTCATTATCAGCAAGAATCAGTACAAACATTGTAAAATGGGAATATAGGGCAGAATAAAAAAGTAGTTACTGATGGATCGAAAGATTGGGATGATTACAAGGCAAAAGCACTTGCGATCCATCTAGGATTCACATTTATCATCAGATTTTGCCGGAAACTAGCATCAAAGATTGATATGCACTCCTCCCAAGAATTTCCCATTGGAACCTCTAAAAATCAGCACCcaaattaattagtaaaatacatggtttaattttgtgaagaagaaaaaaaaagaatgaagagTAGTGCTCACCATTACTGGTCCGTGAAGCATGTTGATAGATTATTCATTGTGGCTGCCATTGCACGAAAGTTGGAGCAACCATTTATGGTTTCGTCGGTGTCCCAATTTGGAGTAGTTGAATAAAGGAACGGTGACGAGTGGTTTTGGTACTCATCATCATTAACAATAATGTTGTTGTTATTAGGGATAGCAATAAGGTTTTGGTCACGATTCATGTTCCTTTTAATCATGATAGAATCATCAATGACATTGTTAATAAAAGCATCTCCAAgtatgtgatgatgatgatgacgaagAGGGTTATAGTAAGGTTGTTGTTGAAGAATCTGATGAGGGTTATTAGACCATCTTCCACAAGGCTCAAATTGTTGCAGTGCAGGGGTTTTGTCCTCCAAATCTTGCACCATTAATcttccattgttgttgttgttgttgttcattTTGTAGCAAGTTCTCTCTCTTGCTCTTGCCCTTGCTTTATCCCTTGACTCCTTCTTTGTCTGAACACAAACATCTTCTCTCTGTGTCCACTTCAACTTGTTCCTCCCTTTGGAACAAGAATCACTGCTTCCCGCCATAGATGATTTCTCGCTTGAGTGCACCACCACCACCCCAGCTGCTTGATCACTACCTTCACAACACGAGCATTTTTCGCCGCCGGAGCTGAAGCTGCAGCTATGTTTGCTTCTTGCAAGCTCCTTGATTGCATTCTCAGACTTGGTGAAGAGCCATTCGAGCGTGTTGCTGGGCTTGTCGAACTCCAGCATGTCCTGAAGATCAAAGAACTTGCGCGCTATTTCGCTTGAAAGCCTCACCCTTCTGTCCCTCAACCCCTGAGATGTGTGAATCTTGCTGTGCCTATCTTTCTTCGTACCTATGCTGCTCCCTAACGGTTTCTGAGTCAGCAAATTGGGAACACCTCCACCACCGTAGATTAGTCCTCCGCCCCCGCCATAGCAGCAGCCATTGCTTGCTGCAGCATCTTGATCAAGCATTGCTGCAACAACAACAGCTTCTTCTGCTGATGACGGGAATGGCACTTCACTTGAAGGTATAAAGGGAGAAACAAGTAGTGATGATGGATCATGATGGTGAAGAAGCGTGGTTGCAAAATCATTGTTGTTATGTGGATCAATGTAGAAAGGgagtgtattattattattattattattattattattaggataagatgaagaagaagaagatgaagggaAGTTAGGGAAAGGGTTTGAATCATATGTGGAAGAGAACATCTGAAGAAAATTGGAACCCAATTTTGAGTTAGTGAGTGAAGGGTATGTGTGTGAAAAACAAACCCTAGCTTTTGTGCAATGAATAAAACGATGGCAATTAAGAACACAGAGGTAGCTTCTCTTCCTGCTCCTATAACTTAACGGTCCAAGTACTGTCCTACACACACTCTTCTTTCTTATATAATCATTTTCTTATGAGATTCCCATTATTCATTCAAACCAGCAGTAGTAGTACTAAGTAAGTACCATCACTCCCATTAAATACTTAATTAATCTATAAAGATatgtattatattataataataaagatgATGATGGAAACCAGATTGTGAGATTTAGTTTAGGCCAATCAAGTAACACTTGCAATTATTTTGTGAGCACCACTACATTATTACCAATCTGAGTTGGAGCAGAGTTTACATTCACAGACAACATATGTTGTAAGGTACACAATAATTTTCGTTTTTGCACCATTGTGAAGTAGCATATCCAGTACCATCTATTACATCCTATGAGGATCAACACAAATTAAGTCACTTCCATCAATtgccattaattaattatcaattccAATAGAATAGAAAAAGTGATGAATATATAGCCCTATGGTTAAGGGTAAATAATTGAAAGTTTAGATGGTTTATAACCGAAAGATAATGAAGTAATGAAGTGAATAAAGCCGTACATGGAGTGTAAAAGGTAGGTGAGAGGTTGTAATGGCTGCTTACCTGCTTCTTTCATAGTATAAAACTCAACCGAAAATATAACAGCTCGTCAGAAAAAttgcatttttttcaatttttttctcaaaggGTGGAGGAAAATAAGTACAAATATTGGTAACTACGAACTTCAAACTTAGTGTTCTTTTTGAATGCGCCCACATAGATCATTTCAATCCCGAAAAAAGCTCATTCATCTCTGACATCATTTGCAGCTTCACTCCCATACTTTTTCTCCGTATTTCTTAAATCATGTATATCGTAGATCAATACGTACGTGTATGTGCACTCAAACCCTCCtgtgtttttcttttgattaaagagcaataacaacaacaattgcttattattaattatatcttGGCATTCAAAATTAATgtcaaggaaatattacaagttcactttaaaaaatactagtcacatttttattctaattataaaataattatgttacTGTTAGTCACGaatataaaagattaaaaatgagttaaataatatatgtatttatacataattGTATGAtcactaattttagtatacaaataatatttttattataaaataaatgattttattgtgttgtttttaattttttatatattgctTCAATTTTGCCATATATATGCaagaattttaaatatatcttagTGGATAGTGTTCTTGTTTAAGACATCATGTGAAATTTTTAATGTCAATCAAATAAGATTAAAAGGAAAggagcattaaaaattttatatattataatttttttgtttaagatataatcattagtgttatctttttccaaaaattttagggatgaatagtatcatgacatggtattaaatCGCTAGATCTGAAAGGTCAaggatgttcattttgtaactcaataactcattgtacacattgtataaatagtCCATTATCTTTCTAGTGAAATCCTTTGGAAATACGATAATACAAGGTAATTCACAAATAGATAAATCATAATCCAAAGTATGCATtgtcttaattaattattagattatatTGTTTTCAAACAAATTAAAGCAGCTTAAATTATGTCGTTGATTATTATATCTTATCATGTAAAACTAACCAAATATTGTCCAATCTCAAGATacagttttttttctttctttaaaaaagagagaaagtgtcaacaaattaaaatcaaataacataatttttttatttttatttaaaaatttagtttcatttctaattaaaaaaaaaaacctttttttcATGCGTGCCAAACATGCTATATATATAACTACAACAAGTGTAATTCTTTCCCCGGGAAGGTATACATagatatttttccttttaataaTTAGAATggtttattcaattttttatagcGAAAAGCCAAACTAGATCATTGTAAATCAGTAATAATATCATCCAATTTCAAGCAATGTCAGCGTGATTTATTCTTACATTATTGTTcaagtaatttttatattactACCAAGTAATAAATTTATTGACTATCTCAATAAATATGCAAGCGTTAATCggttaataatcaaaattattcttgaaacatattttaatttttatttttattttcaaaaaataaaattaattaaattcatccCTAAAAGATAATCAATCTAATCACGTTCGTCTTTTCgtcatttcttttgttaaggTGGCTAACATTCACTGACGTATCCCGTTAACTGCCATCGTAGTGGATACCAAGTAGTACCCTCTTGTTGTCGACAAGATTAGTTGTTAGAACAATTTAAATCAGTCCCTAAATAGCCCTAAATGGATGAACCCCAATCTCAAATTCAATCATAAATAAGTTATCGTCAACACTTAAATGGTCATATACTTAGGTAGAACCTATAATTGTTATTTCGCCGCAAGGATGGAGATAGAAAATGGAAGTCGTGGTGGTTTGTCGTATTCATCGCACGACAGTCATAGTTCCAACGCTTCAATGCGAATAAGGAAGAAGACTCATGACGAATCATATTTCTATTGATTAAAGattgtgattaaaaaatttgggaCATTAGAGAATTCAGATAAATTATTCTATGCATGTCCAAAGAGCTGGATGAGTGATgctgaaaaaaaaagttaaatgttTTCCATTTTGTTATCTGTtggtgagttttttttttttttgcttttgaaaattacaaaaagacAGTCATTGCAATTACTTTAAGTGGGTTAATGATGATGACTATCAAAGAGTGACGGTAGGTAGTACAAAATAAAATGCAGAAACTGATTTAGAAGTCGAAAGTGACTATGATAAATGGAGGATAAAGGTGGTATGAAAATTGGCCAACTTAAAAGTTGAAGTTAGAGTTTTGAAATTGCTAATAATTTTCATGTTTGTGGTAGttgtaaatttgtaattagtgTGATACTTTGTCGTTGTTTAATATGTACTTCTAAGTAAACTCAGTTATGTTATTCAGTGGATTGGCCTTGTGTGCAAAAATGTGTTGAAATATAACGGTGTATTGAATTATATCGCTTGAATGAGAGTAGCTGTTTGAAGTTGGTTGTGTACGATTAAGTCCAAACTATCCATTATTAACATTGCCAAATATTGTAAATAAACAAGTCTCTGTCATTGTTGCTATAAGATATATTAAGTCATAAACAAAGTAAGTAATCAAACTAAATAATCTTATTATTGTCTTGCTATTGAAGGCTGATTGTCATATTATCTTAAGAAATAAATACCATAGCAAATTCATAAGGTTTTCATGACACCACAAAcctaaaaagaatattttcaaattacaGATAACAACAATGTTAATATAGTACTTCATTTGTCCCGTACAAAAAATACAAAGTAGCCCATACAAAAAATAGTCAACCACAATACATTTTTAACTAATCAatcttttttatcattcttttttgAGTACTTGAAGTTTGGAGTAGGCACAAAAGTCATGAAGTTGACTATAGTTATTTAACAGTTACAGAACTTGTCCCTTTGATTGTTTCACCAGAAATAGCCACAGGTGCAGTTGTAGTAGATTTAGGAAAAGACCTAACTCTAGATTTTTCTTTAATCACTTGTAATTTAGGTGGCTTACTACCACTTGATCCTACATATTTCAATACCAAATGCATTTGTTAGATGattaaataaagttaaaattttttattgttgaataATAATGCTTTTAGATTCGCTGATGTTAATCTCTATTGGAGGTTGGACGGGTGATGGAAGTGCAGGTAATGGTGCTATTACTTTTGGAGCAATATCAGCGTTAACAGGGACAACATTTACTTCGAGATCAGCACCATTATATAGAACACATTAAATATATCTTCTTCAACACCCATCAAAACTTCTGTATTGTCAGGTCCATGTATCATCTTTGATCTCCATCCTCACACTTTTTAAACAAATCCACCATGGTAAAATGCAAATGTCATGGATGTATCTTCCATCtacaataacaaaaacaaaaataccaTTAATAAAACAGACTTGCACTAACTATTCTCTATGTGTCACCAACGGCTAAATCCAATTTTATCAATCAATCATAAAAAAACgtaccctaaacccaaaataaaCATGCAACAAACTAAAAGAACCATCATTAAAATCAAACACCcttaaataaaaatcatcaCAAAGCCAATTAAAACAAGGCATTCTCACGTACTAAAATGATAAACGAACAGTTACACAAATCCTTGGTCACCCCAAACCTTAGCctaaattagaaaaatacacacagcACCGCATTAGGAAGACATCACACCACATAATAACtcaaaaatcatgaaaaaaacTTCATCCTTACCTCTCACTATCGCGATGGCTTCCTCTACTATAAACGTTGCTCTAGGATAAGATCAATTCTGCATTCGGTAGTGATAATTCTTCTGTTTTTAATCGTCAATAGCCACTAACGAATGTTGATGGGGTGATTCAAAATTTGGGTGAAAGGCTTAGAGCATAATTTGAAGGAGATGAGATATGTTTTGGAGTAAAACAGAGAAAGATAAAAGATTGTTATGAGAGGAGGGTTAGGCTTTACAATGTTTGAATCTCTCTTCTAAACACTAAACGATAAGTTTAAAGGTTTGGAGACTATTGAATCAAAACTGTGTCATTTTATTTGTGTGCCACGCTAGCAGTTAATGAAATATGTCATCGAACATTAGTCACCTCAACAAGAAATGACAAAAGGACAAATatgactaaattaattaattttttagacaaatttaattaattttatcttttaaaaacaaaaataaaaatcgaaaTCAGAGCCCGAATCACCCCATACCCCGTCTCCCTCGCGCTCGACCCTAACACTACTGTCGTCTTCCTCGCTTTGCTCTCTGGTGGAGTTTCTTGTTGTCTGGAGCATTCATCTCTATTCTCCTCATCCGTCCGATACTGACGCCATTCTTGGAGTACCCGCGTTGGTTCTTCTGGGTGGGTTGCCTCGGCCTCAGCAATCCTCTGCATCGAAGCTTCCCGCCAAGGCTCGTGACCATCTGCACTCCTTCGTCgatcttctctctcatctttgcCAATGTGGTTGCTCCTCTCCGTGGTTCGCCGCTGTGACGCAGTGGGTTGATGCTTCTCTCCCCCTTCAGCTTGATGCATGTCTCGTATATGCATTTCTCCCCTCAGAGGTATGTCCTTTTCTGTTTGCATTCTTTGCTGATTGGTAGGGGATGAATGCCCAACCTGTTGATTTTGCGCCCATTAATTATGGTGAGAAATTGCGAAAATCTGGCTTCTGTTCTAATTGAATTCCTAACTGGATTAGGAATATTGAAAGTCCACTGGCTCGTGAGAACATTCCCCATTGCCATCGCTGCCAATTGGTGAGCTACTATGTTGCCTTCCCTTGGAGTCCAGGTAGCTCCTACAGTTGGCGCCTCTTCAAGCAGTTGCAGAATGTCTCTGAGAATTGCGTTTGCCTCCGCTATTGGCGTTCTCGCCTTAACAGCTTGGACCAATGGTAAACAATCTGTTTCGATTATACAATTTTCTATTTGTAAATTCTTTATGAGTATTAGAGCTTCTCTGTATGCATGAGCTTCTGCTGCTAGTGCTGAAGTTGTGGTAAATTTTGTTGTTGTCCCAGTAATGATCTTGCCCTGCCAATTCCTAATGACGACGGCTGAAGCTGCCTTACCTGTATCTTTCTGGAACGC encodes the following:
- the LOC110275773 gene encoding transcription factor DICHOTOMA-like, which gives rise to MLDQDAAASNGCCYGGGGGLIYGGGGVPNLLTQKPLGSSIGTKKDRHSKIHTSQGLRDRRVRLSSEIARKFFDLQDMLEFDKPSNTLEWLFTKSENAIKELARSKHSCSFSSGGEKCSCCEGSDQAAGVVVVHSSEKSSMAGSSDSCSKGRNKLKWTQREDVCVQTKKESRDKARARARERTCYKMNNNNNNNGRLMVQDLEDKTPALQQFEPCGRWSNNPHQILQQQPYYNPLRHHHHHILGDAFINNVIDDSIMIKRNMNRDQNLIAIPNNNNIIVNDDEYQNHSSPFLYSTTPNWDTDETINGCSNFRAMAATMNNLSTCFTDQ